A DNA window from Trypanosoma brucei brucei TREU927 chromosome 11 chr11_scaffold01 genomic scaffold, whole genome shotgun sequence contains the following coding sequences:
- a CDS encoding N-acetyltransferase subunit ARD1: protein MQVRRATMEDMYQMQHCNLRCLPENYNLRYYLYHILSWPQLLYVQEDNNGNVVGYVLAKMEEEEHAEKVFGHITSIAVLRTHRRLGIASRVMNAALHEMEHEYDANFCSLHVRKTNDAALHLYQNTLNFRCANVESKYYVDEEDAYHMKRFFKGTNPGFYVTESRQLVRQPNTGAGAAAGSAAEASGQRPDKKNSVDKQKEQLELAAELLEEDLKSSGKGRRQPHQQHQKGGKHGKGKK from the coding sequence ATGCAGGTGCGTCGCGCCACGATGGAAGATATGTACCAAATGCAGCACTGCAACCTACGCTGCCTGCCCGAGAACTATAACCTGCGGTATTACCTTTACCACATTCTTTCGTGGCCACAGCTGCTGTACGTTCAGGAGGATAACAACGGCAATGTTGTAGGTTATGTTCTCGCCAagatggaagaagaggagcacGCAGAGAAGGTGTTTGGACACATCACAAGTATTGCCGTCCTACGAACGCACCGGCGCCTAGGTATTGCGTCGCGGGTGATGAATGCCGCGCTGCATGAAATGGAGCACGAATACGACGCCAACTTCTGCTCTCTCCACGTTCGTAAGACAAATGATGCCGCTCTTCATCTGTACCAGAATACCCTCAACTTTCGCTGTGCTAATGTAGAAAGTAAGTACTACGTTGATGAGGAAGATGCCTATCATATGAAGCGTTTCTTTAAGGGAACAAACCCAGGCTTCTATGTGACAGAAAGTAGGCAACTCGTACGCCAACCAAACACAGGGGCTGGTGCGGCAGCCGGGTCCGCCGCAGAAGCTAGTGGTCAACGGCCAGACAAAAAGAACTCCGTAGACAAGCAGAAGGAGCAGTTGGAACTGGCGGCAGAACTCCTTGAAGAGGATCTTAAGAGCTCCGGAAAGGGGCGGCGACAGCCGCATCAGCAACACCAAAAGGGCGGTAAGCacggaaaaggtaaaaagtaA
- a CDS encoding small GTPase, putative, with translation MSVKTLAAPTKKYKIVLLGDSGVGKSSLVQRLAKNEWCDNQNSTVGASFLRYVCTVGDTAVNFDIWDTAGQERYKSLASMYYRGAAAALVVYEIPSWETFERAKHWVRELATNSPETIVILVGNKSDLRGTSGCVSSEEAATYARELNLLFSEASAKDGSGVSEVFMQIAQRLVASNNNNTVHSGGVLGGQPNSTRRSSGCCG, from the coding sequence ATGTCTGTGAAGACGCTTGCCGCCCCAACAAAGAAGTACAAAATTGTCCTTTTGGGCGATAGCGGTGTTGGTAAATCATCCCTCGTACAGCGGCTCGCGAAGAATGAGTGGTGCGACAACCAAAACTCAACGGTAGGCGCGTCTTTCCTCCGGTACGTGTGTACTGTAGGGGATACAGCTGTAAACTTCGATATTTGGGACACTGCCGGTCAGGAACGCTACAAAAGTCTGGCATCCATGTATTACCGgggcgctgctgctgcacttGTGGTGTATGAAATCCCGTCATGGGAAACATTTGAGCGGGCGAAACATTGGGTGCGGGAACTCGCAACTAACTCACCCGAGACAATTGTCATACTTGTGGGAAATAAAAGCGACCTAAGGGGGACTAGCGGTTGTGTGAGTAGTGAAGAGGCGGCAACATATGCCCGGGAACTCAATTTGCTGTTCAGTGAAGCGAGTGCAAAAGACGGTAGTGGTGTAAGTGAAGTATTCATGCAGATTGCGCAGCGGCTTGTAGCGtcgaataataataacactgTTCATAGCGGTGGTGTGTTGGGAGGTCAGCCGAATTCCACTAGGCGAAGTTCCGGTTGCTGTGGTTGA
- a CDS encoding hypothetical protein, conserved (GPI-Anchor Signal predicted for Tb11.02.2220 by DGPI v2.04 with cleavage site probability 0.74819994 near 126): MPSDVVVVFFSFFLFFFCQHVKGKVSSRVFPFICFFFSLAFVLRFLRPIIPFVDSFRLLRFLFCFMFYVFIFICLMFQLPLCLYLCLCLCSGGSVFFFPFCCFFFFPPPSPPFDVVFSSLLILFLSSLSLSLSLCLSLHLSNFSYLTVGWTLPFFS, encoded by the coding sequence atgCCATCTGATGTTGtagttgttttcttttcttttttccttttttttttttgtcagcatgtgaagggaaaagtttcATCTCGtgtgtttcctttcatttgtttttttttctctcttgctTTTGTTCTTCGCTTCCTTCGCCCCATAATTCCGTTTGTTGACTCCTTTCGGCTCCttcgctttttgttttgttttatgttttatgtctttatatttatttgtttaatgTTTCAATTGCccttgtgtttgtatttgtgtttgtgtttgtgctcgggaggttctgtttttttttttcctttttgttgttttttttttttccctcccccttccccgccgtttgatgttgttttttcttcactcttgattttattcctttcctctctctctctctctctctctctctgtctgTCTCTTCACTTGAGCAATTTTTCTTACCTTACCGTTGGATGgacacttccttttttttcttaa
- a CDS encoding hypothetical protein (GPI-Anchor Signal predicted for Tb11.02.2180 by DGPI v2.04 with cleavage site probability 0.124699995 near 111) has translation MCSISPRFISIRFGSLCFFFSLLCIGTAFKCFCVWVHGHPVRSASCFCCIRRMTAHFRLLYSSLLVSLSPSQTRKYMYASPFIKIVLFVSLLLFLSEYGNFKLLFFFSQESSFYDATVRRVLKLSQVCAFNIGLFYIVMAFMW, from the coding sequence ATGTGTTCAATTTCCCCTCGCTTCATTTCCATCCGTTTTGGttcactttgcttttttttttctttgttatgtATAGGTACCGCCTTtaagtgtttttgtgtttgggtGCACGGCCATCCTGTGCGATCTGCgagttgtttctgttgcatcCGGAGGATGACCGCGCATTTCAGATTGTTATATTCATCTTTGCTTgtatctctctctccctctcaaACACGTAAATACATGTATGCCTCCCCCTTTATTAAGATTGTTTTATTCGTTTCACTGTTACTCTTCCTGTCCGAATACGGTAACTTtaaacttctcttttttttttctcaagaAAGTTCATTTTATGACGCGACAGTGAGACGGGTACTCAAACTCTCACAGGTGTGTGCATTTAACATAGGGTTATTTTATATTGTTATGGCGTTTATGTGGTAA
- a CDS encoding protein kinase A regulatory subunit, with amino-acid sequence MSEKGTSLNLFLAACQKEGVKQPNTFLVEFFTKKPELSEVEEIDLSKNYIGNRGILALLDVISELPCFRFLNCSNQKLYNTDLNEDSVRGNATIDRIVDVFKSHPTANALDLSHNPISNYAGRRLLLLTQNNKRICRVELVDTRIDFELRSRITQQCEKNTIAIWESQAQEKEEERAFGESVTWVPTQTSADLTAIGGGRKRRTTVRGEGIDPEKAKSYVAPYFEKSEDETALILKLLTYNVLFSFLDSRDLMTVAGAMWRVEFKQDDCIMEAGQTTCDKLYIIQDGKADIIKEGQKVYLKVEGTAVGELELMYQTPTVATVKVCTPELIAWALDRDTYRHLVMGSAIRRRETYIQFLTNIPFLSGLDNYEKLQLADALSSDEFEPGDYIIRYGEEGEWLYIILEGSVDVVGRDDDGNEKHVWEFGKGDHVGELEFLNNHANVADVVAKTHVVTAKLNRRHFEMCLGPVIDVLKRTSQQPNYEYYQSKLKTTLRAEGRK; translated from the coding sequence ATGTCTGAAAAGGGAACATCGTTAAACCTATTCCTCGCCGCCTGCCAAAAGGAGGGTGTGAAGCAACCCAACACATTTCTTGTCGAGTTCTTTACGAAAAAACCTGAACTGTCggaagtggaggaaatagACTTGAGCAAGAACTACATTGGGAACCGTGGTATTCTTGCCTTACTCGATGTAATTAGCGAGCTGCCATGCTTTCGCTTCCTCAACTGCTCAAACCAAAAACTGTATAACACGGACTTGAATGAGGATAGCGTTAGAGGTAACGCCACAATAGATCGCATCGTCGACGTTTTCAAATCACATCCAACAGCCAACGCATTAGATCTCAGCCACAATCCTATTTCAAACTATGCTGGCCGTAGATTATTGTTGCTTACCCAAAATAACAAGCGCATCTGCCGTGTGGAATTGGTGGACACTCGCATTGACTTTGAACTCCGCTCTCGCATTACGCAACAATGTGAAAAGAATACCATCGCTATTTGGGAGTCACAAgcacaagaaaaggaggaggaacgcGCCTTTGGTGAAAGTGTCACGTGGGTCCCAACACAAACGTCTGCGGACTTGACGGCAATCGGTGGCGGCCGGAAGCGACGTACTACAGTGCGAGGTGAGGGAATTGATCCTGAGAAGGCTAAATCATATGTTGCACCATATTTCGAGAAGAGTGAAGACGAAACGGCACTCATCTTGAAGTTGTTGACGTATAACGTACTCTTCTCCTTTCTGGACTCACGCGATCTTATGACTGTGGCGGGTGCCATGTGGCGTGTGGAGTTCAAGCAGGATGATTGCATTATGGAGGCGGGGCAGACAACATGTGACAAACTGTATATAATTCAAGATGGTAAAGCAGATATCATTAAAGAAGGACAGAAGGTATATCTCAAGGTAGAAGGTACGGCGGTAGGAGAGCTTGAACTTATGTATCAGACACCAACTGTTGCCACGGTGAAAGTTTGCACACCGGAGCTCATCGCATGGGCACTCGATCGCGACACGTATCGTCACCTCGTGATGGGTAGTGCCATCCGCCGCCGTGAGACATATATTCAATTCCTAACAAATATTCCGTTCCTCAGTGGCCTTGACAATTATGAGAAGCTGCAACTTGCGGATGCCCTCAGCAGCGACGAGTTTGAACCGGGTGATTACATCATTCGCTACGGAGAGGAGGGCGAATGGCTGTACATCATTTTGGAAGGTTCTGTTGATGTGGTTGGGCGGGATGACGATGGAAATGAAAAGCATGTTTGGGAATTCGGGAAGGGGGATCATGTGGGTGAGCTGGAATTCCTTAACAATCACGCCAATGTAGCAGATGTTGTGGCAAAAACGCATGTTGTCACGGCGAAGCTTAACCGTAGGCACTTTGAAATGTGCCTTGGACCTGTCATTGATGTACTGAAACGAACCTCGCAGCAGCCAAACTATGAGTACTACCAGTCGAAACTGAAAACTACTTTAAGGGCAGAGGGGAGGAAGTAG